The following proteins are encoded in a genomic region of Tigriopus californicus strain San Diego chromosome 6, Tcal_SD_v2.1, whole genome shotgun sequence:
- the LOC131882296 gene encoding splicing factor 3B subunit 4-like codes for MAAGPVSERNQDATIYVGGLDEKVSESLVWELFVQAGPVVNVHMPKDRVTLMHQGYGFVEFLTEDDADYAIKIMNMIKLYGNPIRVNKASAHQKNLDVGANIFIGNLDPEVDEKLLYDTFSAFGVILTTPKIQRDPDSGNSKGFAFINYASFEASDAAIEAMNGQYLCNRAISISYAFKKDSKGERHGSAAERLLAAQNPLSQADRPHQLFADAPPMSMGGGGPPGGPPGLPPPPPSMGMTGMPPPPPGPPGMHPMMGGGMPPMPPRPPMPPPPPGSQYPPMPSGPHQGQMRPNWGPPPPQGYPPMPPKQGWRPPPPGWGVGHGGPPPPPRPPMPPMPPGPPPPQ; via the exons ATGGCGGCCGGGCCCGTGAGTGAACGAAATCAAG ATGCCACCATTTATGTGGGTGGTTTAGACGAGAAAGTGAGCGAATCCCTGGTTTGGGAGCTGTTCGTGCAAGCCGGTCCCGTGGTCAATGTTCATATGCCCAAGGATCGAGTCACTCTAATGCATCAAGGTTACGGATTCGTCGAGTTCCTCACGGAGGATGACGCAGACTATGCCATCAAGATCATGAACATGATCAAACTGTACGGGAATCCTATTCGTGTCAACAAGGCCTCTGCCCATCAAAAGAATCTGGACGTGGGAGCGAATATTTTCATCGGCAATCTGGACCCTGAAGTTGATGAAAAGCTCCTGTACGACACATTTTCGGCATTCGGAGTCATCCTGACCACGCCCAAG attCAACGCGATCCAGATTCTGGGAACTCCAAAGGATTTGCCTTTATCAATTATGCATCATTCGAGGCCTCAGATGCCGCCATAGAGGCCATGAATGGCCAGTATCTTTGCAACCGcgccatttccatttcctaCGCATTCAAGAAAGATTCCAAAGGTGAACGTCACGGATCTGCCGCCGAGCGCCTCCTGGCGGCTCAAAACCCACTTTCTCAAGCTGACCGTCCGCATCAGTTGTTTGCTGACGCTCCCCCAATGTCAATGGGAGGTGGGGGTCCCCCTGGCGGTCCTCCTGGtctgccaccaccaccgccatcTATGGGCATGACCGGCATGCCACCTCCTCCACCTGGGCCACCTGGTATGCATCCTATGATGGGTGGGGGAATGCCACCAATGCCACCTAGACCTCCCATGCCACCTCCTCCACCAGGATCTCAATATCCTCCAATGCCCTCTGGGCCACATCAAGGTCAAATGAGACCCAATTGGGGCCCTCCACCTCCTCAAGGATACCCGCCTATGCCACCTAAGCAAGGATGGAGACCACCACCGCCTGGATGGGGTGTGGGTCATGGTGGACCTCCCCCACCTCCCAGGCCTCCAATGCCACCAATGCCTCCGGGTCCACCTCCTCCACAATAA